The following nucleotide sequence is from Drosophila takahashii strain IR98-3 E-12201 chromosome 3L, DtakHiC1v2, whole genome shotgun sequence.
gtttattatttaattttttaaacataatggtataaaacaaaatggaacatatttaaaagtaaacctaACGAGTAATGAATATTTTCTCTTGGTATACAAAAACACAACTTTATTTACTCAGCTGACATTGAACTTTGCGACTGTAATCTTTATATTCGAACTTTCTGAAGAACATTTCTAAATAGGGTTCTGTTCTGCTCACTTAGCACGTTTAAACTACagagcttaaaatatttattaatatttggaCACTTTTATTTGCTGATTATAGCGTGCCAAATCCATTtgcaaaatgttaaaaacccacccaaaagtatatatatactttatgctGATACtcgtatataatatttatgacGCTTATTTTCGCGGTTTGTTTTACGCACCTTAGAATGTgctaaacaaaaaacgaatccGCGAATTTTGTGCTAATTGctggaaaaaaatgatttatggcggttttgtaaattaattatgGATGTGCTCTCTTTTCGCCAGCTGATGAAATTGGATCGTCAGATGGTGGATTGTGATCTATGGCTTGTCGACGATAAGACACGATTCTACTTCATTTCCACATCTCCGGATTACGTTGAAGTCTGAGTCTAAATTGAGGTCAGATCGCGGGGACTTTGACACGTTTTCGGAGCAGATCTGAAGGTCGTTGTTGGCGCTGCGAGATGTTGAATCATGTTTTCAGTGCGTTTACAGGTACTTTCAACATGGTATTGTATGCGTTATTACtgtgcaaaaatataaaaccagTTTGGAAATGGACAATAACAAAGAGCTTACATAACGCGCAGTGCAATGAGGCAAGCTACTCGTAAAATGTGTTTTAGTATGGCCGGTCTGTTACCTGCCTATGCTTTCGAAAACCAGTTTACTATTTGGAAGCCCAACTCGGTCTCTTTGTTTCCCAAAAAACTGGATGGACTCTCTTCAATCGCCTAAGGCTTAAGTCACGTGCTCGTCTCCTCAGACTTGTTATAAACATCTGGGCTATTTGGGACTTAAGTTTCAGTTACCGACTTAACGATGTTTATATGCTCTTTCAAAGTGCTAACTgaaatggcatttgttttgcaatttttaattaggtTTATTATAGGTTTTAAGGTAATGAGTGCAGAAAAATTAAGCAACACAAACTGAAACAATATTAAACTGGAATTTTGGCTAACCCAATATAAGTATACGTATTTAGTCACAAAAGTAATTAGTTTATAAAGAGTATTTGTTAATGTGTTAATCAAAAGGATTATCTTATCTCTTGCCTTCGTTTGtttttcaatgaattattcatACCCAACAGACGGGTAAATTTGGTGACTGTCTGTGTCAGTGTTCCGCAGTTTTGTATTTGAATATCGTCTACAAACTACGAATTATGTGCAGATCATTGtgaattttttattggtttgATTGGGTTTGCTGTCACGTGAGGGTTCGGATGCTCATATAAAAATCAAGCGAAACGCTTTACTCTTTTCAGTTGGCTTTGAACCTTCCAAGGTTAATAAAGGTCTTGGATAAGGATTCATGGGAGTATAGATGATGTAGAAGGCTTCAGGAAGAGATGTGTCATCGGAGTTTCTTTTCACCACTAATGAGTTAATTCTCTTCATGGGATCGTGATTGAGGGTATTAACACTTCGTCTAGACTTTTGTTTAgcatatattaattataatataatattcatTACTTCAAACAAGCCGCGTCGAATTCAATCTAGTAAGGTGCATTGCCTCCATTGCTGACCAAATCAGTTACCAACCTAAAAATTCTGCACACTTTTCGCACTTTCACCTGACTCGGTTAATAACCCTTCTCTTTGCTTCCCCACTTTATTTGACAGCACCCACATTGCGAATATATAACAGCAAACGCAAACTCTTAGATACATTTATGAGTGCTAATAAAGTGTAAAGTCTGCTAACTGGCATAGTGTGAACAATGATAAAGATGTGAAGTGAAGTGCCGTAGCGTAAGCGAAGGAAAACCAGGAAGTATTGCACCAGCTTGCCCCAGTTTGAATTTATCACCTTAATTATAAAAGCCGCACAATGAATGCCACCGAGGACTACATATCGATGGACCCGACGGAACAGATTTCGCAGGTTTTGGATCTGCAGAAAAATGACACAAAGAGCCTTCGAACACACCCCACGGTGGAAGAGTATTATGAAAGTGAGTaaaagattttcttaaatagttttaactggttaaaaaaacgtaaaaaaactgaaatttgttactttttaactAATCCTTGGCTTACTAAAATAGTATCTTGTTTACTAATTCTGTTGAATAGTTTACATACACCTATTTACCTTTTTAACTTGCATCTAAAGCTGctaactaaaaatattagcaCCTATTGTAAAATTGGAACTACGAATTTTACACAAAAGGTAttccagattttttaaaattttgtgccTTTgcaaacatattacaaaaactaaaaataaacaaataaatttataaatcaattgtttttttagttagatATAGTttacaaatatacatacaagaaatatcaaataataattaGTAACAGTAGTCCTAAACTTAAGCACCTTTACTTATTGGTTGACTAACAAAAGTAGTTTGTGCTCCCGCCCGAAACCCAATCCTCTTTTCCCGACTAAttggatttttgacaactcaCTTACAGACATGACTGCCTTCCTCAGCCTCGCCATCTTCATAGCCAGTCTGCTGACAATCCTTAACATCTGCATCTTCTCGACGACAGTCTCACGGCTTCGTCGTCACCTGAACAAGCCGCTCTTGAGGCCCTCGATTATGATGGTCGGCCTGTATCCGATTATCTCGGTGGCTGCCCTGGTTACCATTCTGGTGCCCTACTCCTGGTTCATCTGCCACACGGTGATGCACGTGATGTTCATGGTCGGCGGACCGGTGTTTCGAACCCTGCTCTTCCGTTACGTAAACTCGGAGCAGAATTTCGTGAAGGAGACGGGCGGCGAGACGGTGCAACTTAATACTCCAccgtgctgctgttgctgcctctGCTTGCCGTTGGTAATACCCACCAAGGCGAAGCTCTGCATCTCCAGATACATGGTATGTCCAGAAATAGCTTTTAAAACGAAACATTAGTTTATATTACATCGTTTCTAGGTCTGGCAAATGCCCTTCTGGCAGGGTTCCATCATGCTGGTGATGAACATCCTGTACTACAGGGACATTCAGCTTTACCACCAGGTCATGTACTTCTTCATCCCCTTCATCGTGTGCTCTATTGTCATGGGGtaataactttattttatagtattaaataatattattaataaatatgtgTTCATAAATAGGGTTTGGTCCCTTCAAATCACCGTGAGGGCAATCACCAAGCTGCGCGGGGACTATCAGCTGAGGAAGAAGATGTTCTGCCTCCAATTGGTGGTGATGCTGTGCAAGCTGCAGTATTTGATCCTCTACGATCAGCTGGATGGCATCAAAATGGGTGGGGAGTATCCCATCAATCACACCATCTATAAGCAAAGTGAGTATCTTACTATTACATTCGTGGACTTTAGACATTTATATTAGcaataacatttattattgTACTGCTTTAGAAATTTGTCCATCTAATTTATTTTCGTCTTTTTCAGCTATTATTAACATCCTAATCCTAGTGGAAATGGTACTGGTGTCCATGATGGTTCAGAGTGCATATCGTACGCCCATTCAGGTTCAAATCGATGAGGTCAATAAGGAAAAGGAAGTAACTCGCATTTGAGAAAATCGGCGGATGATGGAGCTTTAGTAGAAAGTAGCTAAAAAATTgtgataaatttaataaagaaaatctagttaaatttatattaaaatattttttgacacctagtaaaaatgtaaggggttatataaaaattgtaacaGCCAGAAAGAcgttattttttcaaacaaaatgaAGTGTTGCCTGTAAATCAAACTTAAAAGCGAAATAATAGCGAACTAAATCTCACTCGACTAGCTGGCTTAACAAAAAGCGTCACAAATCATGTGTTTCCTGCTCAACATGGTCAGTACTTGGACTGGAAGAACCACCCATTCCTGACACTTTCACCCAAACCCACCCATCCTTTTTACCCATGCGTGTCGCGCTTAGCTCATAATTCTCCCTGCGGCCTTCCAGAGGGTCGAGATccgttttacatttttcaacgGGCAAACAAAACGGCGGGGACTTAGGCCAAATGCCCAAGTGccataaaaatacaataaatataatataaaatatcttaaCGAATACATCTTCCATTCTGTTTAGATAGCCTTTTTGGATAACTCAATTGCTGTCGCAGCGCTGCCATAGGCCAGATGACATAGCAACTCAGGCTTGAAAATGCTGAAAGAAAACGGGAGCAAAATTCAGGAGATgggcaaaaattattattgggAGTGGCAGAATCTTGAGTTGGCGAAACATCAACAACAATTGTGTACTGCAAGGCGGTGCGttgaaatttatgatttatttgaaaagaAAGTACATTGTGCTCTGCCCAAATAAATCACACTAAAGATGCTGGCAGCTCAGAAACCAAACGAAGTAGGAGGAGCAAAAGCGGCAGGAGATGCTTGTTTGGTGGGAGATGGACCGAGGCCGTCGGGCaatgaaaatcaaatataGCACTAGGAGAGAAATGGAGATACCCTTTAAAGGGCAGGGGATTTTTAGGAACGCCCGTgtcaaaaacaattttgaatt
It contains:
- the LOC108056332 gene encoding organic solute transporter alpha-like protein, with product MNATEDYISMDPTEQISQVLDLQKNDTKSLRTHPTVEEYYENMTAFLSLAIFIASLLTILNICIFSTTVSRLRRHLNKPLLRPSIMMVGLYPIISVAALVTILVPYSWFICHTVMHVMFMVGGPVFRTLLFRYVNSEQNFVKETGGETVQLNTPPCCCCCLCLPLVIPTKAKLCISRYMVWQMPFWQGSIMLVMNILYYRDIQLYHQVMYFFIPFIVCSIVMGVWSLQITVRAITKLRGDYQLRKKMFCLQLVVMLCKLQYLILYDQLDGIKMGGEYPINHTIYKQTIINILILVEMVLVSMMVQSAYRTPIQVQIDEVNKEKEVTRI